The Stieleria maiorica genome includes the window CTCGCGGACCTTCAATTGGCCTTGTTCGACGTAATCCAAACCGACGTGTCGTTCAGGCTTTTCTTCGTCCGGCAGATCCTTTCGCTGATTCTCGTTCTTGTACGGCAATCCGTGTTCGTCGAACCATTTCTTGGCCGCGGCTTCGCGTTTTTCGACCAGTTTGTTTTTCTCCGACACGGCAAAGTCCAGCATCTTTTGGACGTGCTCGCGGCCGCTTTCGAATCCTTCGGTGGACTCTTCGGGCAATAACGGCACGTTGCGTTCGGCCATGTGTGTGGTCGAAAACGCCGCGTACATGCGATAGTAGTCGCGCGTCGGGATCGGATCGAATTTGTGGTCGTGGCACTTACAGCAACGCATCGTGGTCGACAAGAACGTCTGCCCGGTGATGTTGACCAGGTCGTCCAAGTAAATCTGACGCGCCTCGTCGGCGTCGATCATCGCGTTGTCCCAGGGGCCCAGCCGCAGGAAGCCGGTCGCGACCAGCCACTCGGCTTCTTCGGCCGTGTAATCGCCGTTCAGACGAGTTTCTTGGACGACCTTTTCGTCCCCACCGCTGCGGGCTCGAACCGATTGGTCGGCCAATTCGTCTCCGGCCAGCTGCTCGACGACGAACTCGTTGTACGGTTTGTCTTCGTTGAACGCCCTGATCACGTAATCGCGATAACGCCACATGTTGGAACGCTCGAAATCGTTCGACATGCCACCGGTGTCGGCGTAGCGGGTGATGTCCAACCAGTGGCGTCCCCAGCGTTCACCGTAACGCGGGCTGGCCAGCAGCCGATCGATCGTCGCGGCCCACGCCGCATCGGCGTCTTCTTCCCATGCTTTGACGAACGCGTCGACTTCGGCGGGCGTCGGCGGCAATCCGGTCAAATCCAATGTCGCGCGGCGCAACAGGTCTCGCGGTTCGGCTTGCGGGGCGGGTTCCAATTCCGCCTGCTGCAGTTTTCGGTCCACGAAGTAATCGATCGCTTCATTTGCCGACGTGCCTTCGGGCAACAACTGCGACGTGGACTTCAGTGGTTCCCAAGCCCAGAGATCTTCTTTCTGGTAGCGGCGATCGGTCCATTGTTGGCTCGTTCCGCCGCTGGTGGTGAACAGCACGCCGTCTTTGGTTTCTTTCTTGGTCCGTTCTTCGTCGCGGTAACGTTGTTGCGTTTCTTCGTCCGGCCAGGGGGCGCCACTCTTGATCCAGCGCCGGAACAGATCGACTTGTTCCTCCGTCAAGCGATCGTTTTCCTTGGGCGGCATCTCCAATCCTTCCCAGGCGATCGCTTCGATCAGCGTGCCCTGGTCGGGGTGCCCCGGAACGATGGAGGGTTCTTCCGACTCGCCGCCGCGCAGCAGAGCGTCGCGGTTGAGCACGCTAAAGTCACCCTTGATGTCGTCTTCTTCTCCGCCGTGGCATCCCAAGCATTTGTCCGTCAGCAGCGGCAGGACTTTGAGCGTAAAGTCACGTTCGGCCGCGATCGCCGGATCCGCGTCCCATTCCGTCGCGGCCGGTTCATCTGCCCGAACCGTCCCCGCCATCAACCCCACCACCAGCAATACCATCCCTGCCAGCGGGAAGCGTAAGCGAGCGGCCCCAGCACCCATCCCCGCCGCCTGTGACAGACACCCGCCACCGTCGACCCCGTTTCGGCGATCACTCGATCGTCCTTGGGCAAGACTCAATTTCATTCCGGTGTCCCTATCGCTCATTCGGGTTTCCAACGTGATACAGGTTTAAAATTTCGGTAGCAGAAAGCGCGCCGGAGAAAAGCGCGAACTCGTCCACACTGCCGTTCAAGTTGCGGACGACAAACGTCGCATCGCTGCGATACATCGGTTCGCTCCAATTGCAAATCGACGCGGAGCCGATCTTGATCTGTTCGACGAGCAACTTTTCCGGGATCGATTGGCGGCTGATCGGTTCTCCGTTGACAGAGTGCGTCACCAGTTGCTGATCGACGTCGTAAACCGTTGCCAGCATCGTCCACTGGCCGCTCATCGAAGGGTCCCAGAACGGCGGCGAATAAAACACTTGGCGCTCGCGTTCGGCTTGCGTCCAATCGTCCATGTTCGGTGGCTTGACCGAAAAGAACATGCGGCCGTCATTCATGATCTGCCAATGCGGCTCGCGTTCTTCGTGGCCGTCGGTCAGAAACAGCGAGTTGTACCAGCGGTCCAGGCTGTTGATTTTGACCCAGCACATCAGCGTCAACCCACGATGTTCACCGGGGACGACAACGCGGACCCGGCTGCCCATGCGGCTGAAATCCAACGCACCGCCGTCGCGACCCCAGCGGTCTTGGGTGCGCGTCGCGGCGACCACCGCGCCATCACCGGCGATCACAGTGCCGTTGACCCGGCCGGCGGACGATGCCCGATTGACCAATTGCCGCGACCAGCCTTGGTCGGGATCGACCAGGTAATGCGCCATCAGCCGCGGATCGTTGCGAAGCATTTCCGTGGCCAGCTGCCACTGGCGAAAGTGACTCGATTGACGCCGGGCCAACGCGTCTTGAAACGCGGCCGGTCCGACCAGTGAGATGTCGTCGGCCGATTCCCGGGTCACCGTGCCGTTAGCAGCCAGTTCGACGCCTTCACCGACACGCAGCCGCCGGGTGCCGGAATCACTCGGCCGCAACTCCACTTCGCCGTCGACCACTTTCACGCTCGAACGCATCTCGTCGACTTCGACCGCGAACTCGGTTCCCAGATCGATGACTTCGCCTGCGCCGGTTTTCAAACGGAACCCTTGGGCGGGCTCGGGCACGTGCGCCCGTGCGCTGCCCCGCTGCATGCTGACTTGCATCGGCGAATCGATCGAAAACACCGCATCGCCGCGGATCACCATTTGGACGCCGCTGAACAATTCAACATGGACCAAACCGGAAACGAGGTGCAGTTCACCTTGCGGCAACAGTCCGCCGTTGTCGATCGGGTCGCCTTCCCAGACCGCGTCGGTCTGGCCGCTCAAGACCGCGAATCCCGTCGCCGAGGGTTCGTTTTCCGAGCGGATTTGCGCGGGCGGGTTTTCATTGTCCCGCTCTGCTATCTCGCGATCTGCGGCGCTATGAAGCATCGCCACGATGAAGACCAACGCGGCCGCGATCGCGACCACGACACCGGCCCAGCGGCGCAGGCGGCCGGACCGTTGATCCGTCGCGGCGGCGGAGTGATCGGGTGATGGGCGTTGCCCTTCCGACGCCAGTTCGGCGAGCAACAGGTCCATTTCCAGACGCCGGTAGTACGTCTTGCGGACCTCCGGATCGACGATCAGTTCGGCTTCCAGTCTCAGGAAATCGGCTTCGCTGATGTCACCGTCCAGAAGTGCATCCAACAATGTGGCTTGTTCATTCGGAGTCATTGGCGATCTCCCGTGGCGGCCAGTCGCCGCTGGATGCAATCGCCCAGCGAGGTGCGCAGCCGGTGAAGGGTCACTTTGATGCCGCCGACCGAGCGGCCGAGCTGGTCGGCAAATTCGGCCAGGGATTGCTGCGAGGCGTAGCGGCGCATCAGCAGGTCGCGGCTGGCCGGCTTGAGCGACTGCATGCACTCGCGAAGGGCCGCTTGCCGCTCGGCCAAATCGTCGTTGACCTCGGCCAATTCCGTCGCGATCGTCTCTTCCAATTCGTCCGAGAACCGCAGTCGGCTGTCGCGGGCTTGTCGTTTGCGGTGATTCAGGACCTCGAACCGGGCGACGGCCATCGTCCAGGCTTTGAAATTGGTCCCGGCCTCGAAATCACCGCGTTTTTCCCAGATTTTCGCGTTCGCCTGTTGGATCACATCCCCGGCGGCCGGGTCGCCAGGCAGCAGCGCACTGATGTACAGACGCAGGGGGAGCTGGCATTCGGTCAGCAGTGCGACGAAGGCGGAATCACCCAGCGGAGTAGGTTGGGCGGAATCGTCGTCGGGAGGTTGGTTCACGGGGTCCATGGTAGCTAAATGCCACGAAAGACCCGCAGGTTAACAAGAATCGAAACGATTCTTCCCTAAAACCACGCCCCAGCAGTGTAGAACCGCTGTCCCAGCTGTTCCCCCTGACCGCCCCGCGGGCACCTCCGCCATCAACCCCCACCACCCTCAAACGGCAAGTGTAAAACCGCTGTCCCAGCTGTTCCCCCTGACCGCCCCGCGGGGCACCGGACACCCTCAACTGTTCACCCCCGACCGCGCATCATCCACCCCTAACGCCCCCGTCAGCAACCCCCGACCCAACACCAACCACCCCAACGTCCCCGGTCGCCCGCCCCATCATTCTGCCCACCCTCTCGTCTTCGTCTGCCGCACCCTCCACGCCTCTTACGCCGACGACCACGGTCACGTCAATGCTTGACGAGCCGCGCGAAGAATCCATGACCTCGGGGCCGGTGAAGCATCCTGTGCAAGGACGCCCAGACCGCTCCAATCATCGCTCGCGCCCGACTTGAAACATTCTCCGTTTGCGCACCGGGCGGCTCATTTTCGGGTGGAAACGACGGCGCCACGTTTCCCACCGAGCCTCTCTCATGCGTCTCGCAGCCTACCGAATGGTCCGGTCTTGATGGCTCCACATCGCCGGCCGGAAGCGGCTCAGCGTTCGGAGGATCGATTGCTTCCATTTTCGTCGTATCGGTGCTTGTTTCTTGTCTCTCCTGCAGCCGATCGAGCGGGCTAACGATCTCCTTTTCCGCATCATTCAGGCAATGCAGATAGATCATCGTCGTTGAGATGTCCTTGTGCCCCAGCAATTCTTGCACGTCGCGAATGTCCGTGTTGTCTTTCAATAGATGAGTCGCGAAGCTGTGGCGAAACGCGTGCGACGTGATGCGTTTCAGTATCCCGGCGCGCTCGACCGCTTCCTTCAATTGCGCAGGAAACGTGTCTTCGTGCATGTGGTGTCGATGCAGTCGACCACTGCGTGGGTTCCTGGACCGTTGGCGCGATGCAAACAGATATTGCCAACGTAATTCCTTGTGCGCGTTGGGATACTTACGATCGATCGCCCTGGGCAAATACACCGACGCGGCACCCTCGTCCAAGTCGCGCTCGTGCAGCACCTTTCGCGACTTCAATTGACGACGCAACGCGGGCGCCGCAGCCTCCGGCAGCGGCACGCGGCGATCCTTTTTCCCCTTTGAATCGCAGACGATGATCATCTTTTGGTCGAAATCCAAGTCCTTCACGCGCAGGCTCAAACATTCACTCAACCGCAGCCCGGCGCCGTACATCAACTGTGCCATCAACAGATACACACCGCGAAGCTCCCCAAGCAGCGACGCGACTTCCTCGTGGCTCATCACCACGGGGATGCGTTGGGGTTTGGTGGACCGGATCGCGTCGACGCACTTGAGGTCGCGTTTCAAGACATGCTCAAACAGGTAAAGGATTGCGTAGAAAGCTTGATCTTGTGTTGACTCAGCGACGTTTCGATCGACCGCCATGTCTGTCAAGAACTCCTCGACGTCCACCGCACCGATCTCGCCCAAGCCCCATTGAGTGCTCGCGTCGGCGTCCTTGACGGATTTCCAAAGTCCGCGATACGAAAAGAAATCGCAGAGTTTGCCGATGTACGCCTTTTCGGTGTTCCATGCCAGTTTGTTCAATCGCATCGTCCGGCGCATTTGCTGGATCACCGGAGCTTCCTTGGTATCAATCTCCCCGACCAACTCTTTGATCTCGGGGCCTGAAAGCTCCGCCTGTCGCTCGCAACTGGCTTTGTAGCGCAGTTGAGCCACAATGCGATCCAGCCGCTCGCCGCTGTCTCGATGAAAGCGTTTCTGATAATCCGAAAGCGCCTCAGCAACCTTCAAACGTTTCCAAGCCGGCGCGCCCTTCTTTTTCTGGTCGATCAGAAATTCGATCACTTCGGATTGGCCAAAACGCCAGTTCGAATCGCCGCCGGTACCGTGAAAGACTGCCAGCTTTTGACGCCAAATCAACGCCCAGTCCGGCTTCTGGCCCGCTTGCTTCCCGGTCCGCTGCCCTCCGCCACTCTTTTGAATCGCCATCGGCCCGCCCCCTCCGCGAAACTGGTTGTTAAACCCGCTGCAGAACAGCCTCTCGCTGTGGAGGGGCGGGGTCAACCCCAATGGGTTGCAATCTTTTCAGAAAACAGGATAATTTGAAGATCACTTATCGCCGAGCCGGGGATAAGACCGCCGAAATCTTATCGACCCGGGGATAAGGCGGCAGATAAGACCCCCGCCCTGCGAGACCGGGTAATAAACAAGTTATCGCAATAAGAGTTCTCGCTCCAATTGAAACCAACCCATACGAACCGACACACAATCCAGACCGCCCGACGCAAGAAGTATCGACCCGGCGTTCGACATGGCCTGTGTGGATATCCGCCGGTTGGGTGCTGTTTCTGTTCTTATTCTTACCGGCAATTCCGGTGTCGCGATTGCGTCCGCCTCCTGATGGTGCGTTCTTGCCCATGCAACTGATCACCACCACGCTTTCAATTTGCGCAGCTGGACTACTGCTTTGCTGGCCACGTCGAAAGCGATGGCTATTGATAAACGTCCCCGTCGTGATCCTACTTTCTGCCGTACAATGGACA containing:
- a CDS encoding PSD1 and planctomycete cytochrome C domain-containing protein, with the protein product MKLSLAQGRSSDRRNGVDGGGCLSQAAGMGAGAARLRFPLAGMVLLVVGLMAGTVRADEPAATEWDADPAIAAERDFTLKVLPLLTDKCLGCHGGEEDDIKGDFSVLNRDALLRGGESEEPSIVPGHPDQGTLIEAIAWEGLEMPPKENDRLTEEQVDLFRRWIKSGAPWPDEETQQRYRDEERTKKETKDGVLFTTSGGTSQQWTDRRYQKEDLWAWEPLKSTSQLLPEGTSANEAIDYFVDRKLQQAELEPAPQAEPRDLLRRATLDLTGLPPTPAEVDAFVKAWEEDADAAWAATIDRLLASPRYGERWGRHWLDITRYADTGGMSNDFERSNMWRYRDYVIRAFNEDKPYNEFVVEQLAGDELADQSVRARSGGDEKVVQETRLNGDYTAEEAEWLVATGFLRLGPWDNAMIDADEARQIYLDDLVNITGQTFLSTTMRCCKCHDHKFDPIPTRDYYRMYAAFSTTHMAERNVPLLPEESTEGFESGREHVQKMLDFAVSEKNKLVEKREAAAKKWFDEHGLPYKNENQRKDLPDEEKPERHVGLDYVEQGQLKVREQDEWIWNRRLERYQPMAQSVYNAAYAEMAWNGARKLRIGKPKKDTKSVVNHILVGGALTALGDQVLPGVLSAVGLPAPSSADSAAEDPFLLTPDVDGRRLGLAKWIAHPDNALALRSIVNRIWQYHFGVGLAANGNNFGAKGDKPSHPELLDFLASDFVENGWTIKRMHRTIMLSDAYRRSTVPTAGDRLEEVDPNNRLLSHFPRRRLSAEELRDSVLAITGELRHCDGGVPIKPEINMEVALQPRMIQFSLAPSYQPSPQADQRNRRTIYAYHVRGMADPFTELFNQPNPNESCELRESASVTPQVFTLMNSATMTDRSIAFALRLEKERDQLSAQIDRAFRLTFGRGATQDEQQQLTRYVKEMQTYHRSVEPAPVEYPSSITRSLVEEFSGKVFKYEEILPVFENYQYDLKAADVSPETRALADMCLLLWNTNEFMYVE
- a CDS encoding LamG-like jellyroll fold domain-containing protein: MTPNEQATLLDALLDGDISEADFLRLEAELIVDPEVRKTYYRRLEMDLLLAELASEGQRPSPDHSAAATDQRSGRLRRWAGVVVAIAAALVFIVAMLHSAADREIAERDNENPPAQIRSENEPSATGFAVLSGQTDAVWEGDPIDNGGLLPQGELHLVSGLVHVELFSGVQMVIRGDAVFSIDSPMQVSMQRGSARAHVPEPAQGFRLKTGAGEVIDLGTEFAVEVDEMRSSVKVVDGEVELRPSDSGTRRLRVGEGVELAANGTVTRESADDISLVGPAAFQDALARRQSSHFRQWQLATEMLRNDPRLMAHYLVDPDQGWSRQLVNRASSAGRVNGTVIAGDGAVVAATRTQDRWGRDGGALDFSRMGSRVRVVVPGEHRGLTLMCWVKINSLDRWYNSLFLTDGHEEREPHWQIMNDGRMFFSVKPPNMDDWTQAERERQVFYSPPFWDPSMSGQWTMLATVYDVDQQLVTHSVNGEPISRQSIPEKLLVEQIKIGSASICNWSEPMYRSDATFVVRNLNGSVDEFALFSGALSATEILNLYHVGNPNER
- a CDS encoding sigma-70 family RNA polymerase sigma factor codes for the protein MNQPPDDDSAQPTPLGDSAFVALLTECQLPLRLYISALLPGDPAAGDVIQQANAKIWEKRGDFEAGTNFKAWTMAVARFEVLNHRKRQARDSRLRFSDELEETIATELAEVNDDLAERQAALRECMQSLKPASRDLLMRRYASQQSLAEFADQLGRSVGGIKVTLHRLRTSLGDCIQRRLAATGDRQ
- a CDS encoding integron integrase encodes the protein MAIQKSGGGQRTGKQAGQKPDWALIWRQKLAVFHGTGGDSNWRFGQSEVIEFLIDQKKKGAPAWKRLKVAEALSDYQKRFHRDSGERLDRIVAQLRYKASCERQAELSGPEIKELVGEIDTKEAPVIQQMRRTMRLNKLAWNTEKAYIGKLCDFFSYRGLWKSVKDADASTQWGLGEIGAVDVEEFLTDMAVDRNVAESTQDQAFYAILYLFEHVLKRDLKCVDAIRSTKPQRIPVVMSHEEVASLLGELRGVYLLMAQLMYGAGLRLSECLSLRVKDLDFDQKMIIVCDSKGKKDRRVPLPEAAAPALRRQLKSRKVLHERDLDEGAASVYLPRAIDRKYPNAHKELRWQYLFASRQRSRNPRSGRLHRHHMHEDTFPAQLKEAVERAGILKRITSHAFRHSFATHLLKDNTDIRDVQELLGHKDISTTMIYLHCLNDAEKEIVSPLDRLQERQETSTDTTKMEAIDPPNAEPLPAGDVEPSRPDHSVGCETHERGSVGNVAPSFPPENEPPGAQTENVSSRARAMIGAVWASLHRMLHRPRGHGFFARLVKH